A window of Campylobacter ureolyticus contains these coding sequences:
- a CDS encoding nitrate reductase cytochrome c-type subunit, whose amino-acid sequence MKKIILFFICVVFAFSQQDGLRKASLTSEESLVLKDFTYSSDAPGTSTRFDRSFENSPPLIPHDLDGLLPITLELNMCTTCHMPEFSKDIGSTAIPKSHLVDLRTGKDLHGELDMTRYNCVQCHVPQSNAKTVVNNKFEAVFRDKVLKHGSNLLDVLNQGIE is encoded by the coding sequence ATGAAAAAAATTATACTATTTTTCATCTGTGTTGTTTTTGCTTTTAGTCAACAAGATGGTCTAAGAAAGGCTAGTTTAACAAGCGAGGAGAGTTTGGTTTTAAAAGATTTTACCTACAGCAGTGACGCACCTGGAACTTCAACTAGATTTGATAGATCTTTTGAAAACTCACCGCCACTTATACCGCATGATCTAGACGGACTTTTACCAATTACATTAGAGCTTAATATGTGTACAACCTGCCATATGCCTGAGTTTTCAAAAGATATCGGCTCAACTGCCATACCAAAATCTCACCTTGTGGATTTAAGAACTGGTAAGGATTTGCACGGCGAACTTGATATGACTAGATACAACTGCGTTCAATGTCATGTGCCACAATCAAATGCAAAAACTGTGGTAAATAACAAATTTGAAGCAGTTTTTAGAGACAAAGTTTTAAAACATGGCTCAAACCTACTTGATGTGCTAAATCAAGGCATTGAGTAA